The following proteins come from a genomic window of Nitrospira sp.:
- a CDS encoding Particulate methane monooxygenase C-subunit has translation MASDRGYDISQWYDSKPVKIGWLAILGIGVFWVLYQRAFGYSHGLDSMTPEFDSVWMGLWRFNILANAVFFAVTIGWIWVTRDRNLANLDHKLELKRYFYWMGWLVCYIWGVYYAGSYTLEQDAAWHQVIIRDTSFTASHIVAFYGTFPLYITCGVASYLYAQTRLPLYAQATSFPLVAAVVGPMFILPNVGLNEWGHAFWFVDELFSAPLHWGFVTLGWCGLFGAAGGVAAQIVSRMSNLADVIWNNAPKSILDPFPSQVNPNAKAGY, from the coding sequence ATGGCAAGCGATCGAGGGTATGACATCTCGCAGTGGTACGACTCGAAGCCGGTGAAAATCGGCTGGTTGGCGATCTTGGGAATCGGGGTCTTCTGGGTGCTGTACCAGCGGGCGTTCGGGTACTCGCACGGGTTGGACTCCATGACCCCGGAGTTTGATTCGGTATGGATGGGGCTGTGGCGGTTTAACATTTTGGCGAACGCGGTGTTTTTTGCGGTGACCATTGGCTGGATCTGGGTGACGCGGGACCGGAACCTGGCGAACCTGGACCACAAGCTGGAGCTGAAGCGGTACTTTTACTGGATGGGGTGGTTGGTGTGCTACATCTGGGGCGTGTACTATGCGGGGAGCTACACGTTGGAGCAGGATGCGGCGTGGCACCAAGTGATCATCCGGGACACGAGCTTCACGGCGAGCCACATTGTGGCGTTCTACGGGACGTTCCCGTTGTACATCACGTGCGGGGTGGCGAGTTATCTGTATGCACAGACGCGGCTGCCGTTGTACGCGCAGGCGACGTCGTTTCCGTTGGTGGCGGCGGTGGTGGGGCCGATGTTCATTCTGCCGAACGTGGGGTTGAACGAGTGGGGCCATGCGTTCTGGTTTGTGGATGAGCTGTTTTCGGCGCCGTTGCACTGGGGCTTCGTGACGTTGGGGTGGTGCGGGTTGTTCGGGGCCGCGGGTGGCGTGGCGGCGCAGATCGTGAGCCGGATGTCGAATCTGGCGGACGTGATCTGGAACAACGCGCCGAAGAGCATCCTGGATCCGTTCCCCAGCCAGGTGAACCCTAACGCCAAGGCAGGGTACTAA
- a CDS encoding phosphoribosyltransferase — protein sequence MTVREQLAKAFSATESFKWDRDKGFKLASGEISPFYVDCRALMAYPEARRLVAQLAYEALTDIEFDCLGGLELGAIPIAVTISDFACAASRRRLWRTFVVRKQPKDHGLGKLIEGSIRPGDRALIVDDVLTSGGSLLKATGVAREAGLRVDHALVIVDRQEQGGRARVEREKVQLISLLTIQDLMSTVKKDEGQPA from the coding sequence GTGACGGTTCGAGAGCAACTGGCAAAAGCGTTCTCTGCTACTGAATCATTTAAATGGGATCGCGACAAGGGATTCAAGCTCGCTTCCGGCGAGATCAGCCCTTTTTATGTCGATTGCCGCGCCCTCATGGCGTATCCGGAAGCGCGTCGTCTGGTCGCTCAACTGGCCTATGAGGCCCTTACGGACATTGAATTCGATTGTCTAGGCGGCCTCGAACTCGGAGCCATCCCGATTGCCGTAACCATTTCAGATTTTGCCTGCGCTGCGTCTCGGCGGCGGCTCTGGCGGACATTCGTCGTTCGCAAGCAGCCGAAAGATCATGGACTGGGAAAGTTGATCGAGGGCAGCATTCGTCCCGGCGATCGAGCACTGATCGTCGATGATGTACTCACGAGCGGTGGGTCGTTGCTGAAAGCGACGGGAGTCGCACGAGAGGCCGGGCTTCGGGTCGATCATGCATTAGTCATTGTCGATCGTCAAGAGCAAGGCGGGAGAGCACGCGTAGAAAGAGAAAAGGTTCAGCTCATCAGTCTCTTAACTATTCAGGATCTCATGAGCACGGTGAAAAAGGACGAGGGCCAACCTGCCTAG
- a CDS encoding Cell division inhibitor SulA, producing MNIVIAGGTGFIGRALCAALMNGDHTVSVLTRHTGQVLHRPDVHINSVEWNARDIGPWEQALEGADAVINLAGAPIAEARWTDSRKRLITDSRVLTTRLLVRAMSRRSSRPATFISASGIGYYGASDDRLLHEGSARGTGFLAELCLAWEAEAMSAAEFGTRVVIVRTGMVLETDGGALAKMVLPFRLFAGGPILPGTQWVSWIHRWDHIGLIEWALANTDLSGPLNAVAPEPVTMKTFCEVLGRVIHRPSWLPVPRFVLDALLGELGTLMTTGQRVIPVKAMAGGYTFQYPTLEPALQAILIGTTAARRAA from the coding sequence ATGAACATTGTCATAGCTGGAGGTACAGGATTCATTGGGCGGGCGTTATGCGCCGCGCTCATGAACGGAGACCACACAGTCAGCGTGCTGACCAGACATACGGGACAGGTGCTTCACCGGCCTGACGTACATATAAACTCAGTGGAATGGAACGCCCGGGACATCGGACCCTGGGAACAGGCTCTTGAAGGAGCGGATGCGGTCATCAACCTCGCTGGTGCCCCGATTGCCGAGGCACGCTGGACCGACTCACGTAAGCGACTCATCACCGACAGTCGCGTACTCACCACCCGATTACTGGTCAGAGCCATGTCGCGCCGGTCCTCTAGACCCGCAACGTTCATCAGCGCCTCCGGCATCGGTTATTACGGCGCAAGCGACGACCGCCTATTGCACGAAGGGTCTGCTCGCGGCACCGGATTTCTTGCGGAGCTTTGTCTTGCCTGGGAGGCGGAAGCGATGAGCGCCGCAGAATTTGGGACTCGCGTGGTCATTGTGCGGACCGGCATGGTCTTGGAAACGGACGGTGGTGCATTGGCCAAAATGGTGTTGCCGTTCAGATTGTTCGCAGGCGGTCCCATCCTGCCCGGGACACAGTGGGTCTCCTGGATTCATCGATGGGACCATATCGGTCTCATTGAATGGGCTTTAGCCAACACTGATCTTTCAGGGCCTCTCAATGCCGTGGCCCCAGAGCCTGTAACGATGAAGACGTTCTGTGAGGTCCTTGGGCGAGTGATTCACAGACCATCTTGGCTGCCCGTTCCACGGTTTGTCTTGGATGCTCTTCTTGGGGAGTTGGGGACATTGATGACCACCGGCCAGCGCGTGATTCCTGTGAAAGCAATGGCGGGAGGCTATACGTTTCAATATCCAACGCTGGAGCCCGCCTTGCAAGCCATCCTCATAGGAACGACAGCTGCCCGGAGAGCGGCATGA